From a single Kitasatospora azatica KCTC 9699 genomic region:
- a CDS encoding RHS repeat-associated core domain-containing protein — MSLAGHSGELVPDDVSCNKTFVATEEQSNCSWHLKNDDGTKIEYLTGASNGTWNGSYLRVTDTTGTVYYFGASHLPGADGKASTIGPDAQSAWTVPVYSPKPGDPCYNSSTTTSSWCQSAWRWNLDAVVDLHGNLTTYRYNAEANYYSRGAGQPGSGNSSYTRAGVLAEIDYGQLLSDQLNANGNYQSAAKVVFTSGERCVTSTAACDPSQRTLANGANWPDVPLDQQCDASSCTNIGPSFWTSKWLNTIATQVRSNGAYRTVDSYQLTHLFVSAQNSSENTQIPWLASVQRTGQDNQNGQTAAPLPPVSFGWMLMPNRVDGNSPARPDYNRPRLTVVTTETGGTIGVVYQQSACSNANHVMPTSADSDTLSCYNVKWYPPNSTADTTPVDDWFLRYPVTTVTVDPKLAAGDKPQTTNYTYGPAAWHHNDATIVDAKSRTWDQFRGYASVTAVKGTGNDGPQGQSSTSFYQGMNGDLTSTGTRSATVSGPKSGAVSDDDWLSGRALESDTYSTAGGSVQAYTVNTSSGPVTTATHPRSGLPDLVARYAATTATTAGKALKADGTWQTTGTVTTTDPGHTNRVVSSLSSADGTPDVCAVPTYATSSNPMLTGLVAQTLTLSGAGACTATPTAASTVSGSRTLFDGQPYGAAGAKAEATSAQVLDRYDASGNPQYTTTATTSYDTYGRPVSVTDANATDGAHTGGATTTTVYSTANAGELPNSVAVTAPAPAGASDAASGRTTTSTLDLARALPLTVTDPNGRTITKSYDALGRVTSAWAPGRATSQTASATFAYAVNGTGAASTVTSKTLQIDGANYTTSIAILDGLGRTIQTQGSAGVSGYAGRLVTDNLYDSQGRVWWANATYYNADAAPGTTWFNPNLNQVPHETLTTFDGRGRPVTSEFRAYGVSQNTTTTAYPGVDRTDVTPPAGGTATSTVLDARGRTAQLWQYRTANATGSASNADVTRYTYNPSGQPNTRQDAAGNTWSYSYDQRNRQISAVDPDTGTTTQSYDADGRLATTTDARGQSIAFAYDLLGRKTGSFNGTSTTDTTKQLTGFTYDTVSGAKGQIATSTRYVGGASGSVYSKAFNSYDTAYHPTSVTESIPGSEVGLTSPYTFTDLRTYDPISGALNEDIRGAAGDVATEQIDYKYDLLGPLGGFGSTVTYDKINAYDAYGRNVRTTVNPWGTELVATNTWDEPTGRQVSQFVDAQPNPTGSVQQLNYAYNQAGKITAITTIPNNTPSATDRQCFTYDYLGRLSTAWTDTGSTTMAPQPSVGAIGNCTNTTPTSGAQTPNRTTVGGPSSYWQSYSYDLTGNRIQQVQHDTGGDSTKDQTTNQTFQPTGTVNNGNGNGGPHALTGSQNTVNGVTAAAGSNQYDAAGNTTKIVDPSGTRNMFGGWVLGSGQSITSNTTRLAMQADGNLVVVSLRNGAVTWSSGTYNHPGAWATMQTDGNFVIYDTNHNPLWASGTYPTPGAYLALQDDGNLVIYKSAQALNQNPIWSPNCWNTIDAANTTTLTWDTEGKLASQTRAGATTTYLYDADGNQLIRRNPGKTTVTLNGGQDELTYNPSNGARTGTRYYALPSGMTLVRTASTSSYQFADNHGTNTLSIDASSLAATRNPVDPFGNPRTTNTATSNWAGDKGFVGGTRDTTNYFTNLGAREYQASTGRFISPDPLLTTADPQQWNGYAYSNNNPVNLSDPDGRIAWDPDTGVAAGATHFQDAVTKAISKPGYQPPHVDTSDCKDQCTPHTPNSDYTYTYREDIGPVSKTGLPIDVMSKFRQAPGAIFPFPVTGCTSFWDGATCELHPGPKWVDGVGTVKVVLDTPASFTFIVMSDHYFDKAGSTIRFSLAADHNELYLTQHAEARSNSPFVHSGEMAGFIHTTWKDMAHNLRSNLGVKPSRPQVDWTSVSTWGDLIGGNWDQFQ, encoded by the coding sequence ATGTCGCTGGCGGGTCACTCGGGTGAGCTGGTGCCGGACGACGTGTCGTGCAACAAGACGTTCGTTGCCACAGAGGAGCAGTCGAACTGCTCCTGGCACTTGAAGAACGACGACGGCACGAAGATCGAGTACCTGACCGGTGCGAGCAACGGCACCTGGAACGGCTCCTACCTGCGGGTCACCGACACCACCGGCACGGTCTACTACTTCGGCGCGAGCCACCTGCCCGGTGCGGACGGCAAGGCGAGCACCATCGGTCCGGACGCCCAGTCCGCGTGGACCGTCCCCGTCTACTCACCAAAGCCGGGCGACCCCTGCTACAACTCCTCGACCACCACGTCCTCGTGGTGCCAGAGCGCCTGGCGTTGGAACCTGGACGCCGTCGTCGACCTGCACGGAAACCTGACCACGTACCGGTACAACGCGGAGGCGAACTACTACTCCCGTGGCGCCGGCCAGCCCGGCAGCGGAAACTCGTCCTACACCCGTGCAGGTGTGCTGGCGGAGATCGACTACGGCCAGCTGCTCTCCGACCAGCTGAACGCCAACGGCAACTACCAGAGCGCCGCGAAGGTCGTCTTCACCTCCGGTGAGCGCTGCGTCACCTCGACGGCCGCGTGCGACCCGAGCCAGCGCACCCTGGCCAATGGCGCGAACTGGCCTGATGTCCCCCTGGACCAGCAGTGCGACGCCTCGAGCTGCACCAACATCGGCCCGTCGTTCTGGACCAGCAAGTGGCTGAACACCATTGCCACGCAGGTCCGCAGCAACGGCGCCTATCGAACGGTCGACAGCTACCAGCTGACGCACTTGTTCGTGAGCGCGCAGAACAGCTCGGAGAACACCCAGATCCCGTGGCTGGCGTCGGTCCAGCGAACCGGTCAGGACAACCAGAACGGTCAGACGGCAGCCCCGCTGCCGCCGGTGTCGTTCGGTTGGATGCTCATGCCGAACCGGGTGGACGGCAACAGCCCGGCCCGCCCCGACTACAACCGCCCCCGCCTGACGGTGGTGACCACCGAGACCGGCGGCACGATCGGCGTCGTCTACCAGCAGAGCGCGTGCTCAAACGCCAACCACGTCATGCCGACCAGTGCAGACAGTGACACGCTGAGCTGCTACAACGTCAAGTGGTACCCACCGAACTCGACCGCCGACACCACGCCGGTGGACGACTGGTTCCTGCGCTACCCGGTCACCACCGTGACCGTCGACCCCAAGCTCGCCGCCGGTGACAAGCCGCAGACCACCAACTACACCTACGGCCCGGCCGCCTGGCATCACAACGACGCCACCATTGTGGACGCCAAGTCCCGCACTTGGGACCAGTTCCGCGGCTACGCGTCGGTGACGGCAGTGAAGGGTACCGGCAACGACGGCCCGCAGGGTCAGAGTTCGACCAGCTTTTACCAGGGCATGAATGGCGACCTGACCAGCACAGGTACTCGCTCGGCTACAGTGTCGGGGCCAAAGAGCGGCGCCGTCTCGGACGACGACTGGTTGTCCGGCCGTGCCCTGGAATCCGACACCTACAGCACCGCCGGCGGTTCGGTCCAGGCGTACACCGTAAACACCAGCAGTGGTCCGGTGACCACAGCCACCCACCCGCGTTCCGGTCTGCCGGACCTGGTCGCCCGCTACGCTGCTACTACGGCCACCACCGCCGGTAAGGCATTGAAGGCCGACGGTACCTGGCAGACCACCGGCACCGTCACGACGACTGATCCAGGGCACACCAACCGAGTGGTCTCCAGCTTGAGCAGCGCTGATGGGACGCCCGATGTGTGTGCGGTGCCAACGTACGCGACGAGCAGCAACCCGATGCTGACCGGCCTGGTCGCGCAGACCCTGACCCTCTCCGGCGCGGGTGCGTGCACGGCCACACCAACGGCAGCCAGCACGGTTTCGGGCAGCCGCACGCTGTTCGACGGTCAGCCGTACGGTGCAGCGGGCGCCAAGGCGGAGGCCACCAGTGCCCAGGTGCTGGACCGCTACGACGCCAGCGGCAACCCGCAATACACCACCACCGCCACCACCAGCTACGACACCTACGGCCGACCCGTCTCGGTGACCGACGCGAACGCGACCGACGGTGCGCACACCGGCGGTGCGACCACGACCACCGTGTACAGCACGGCGAACGCCGGCGAGTTGCCGAACTCGGTCGCGGTGACGGCTCCGGCCCCGGCCGGCGCCTCGGATGCCGCGAGTGGTCGTACGACGACGAGCACGCTGGACCTCGCCCGGGCATTGCCGTTGACAGTCACGGACCCCAACGGCCGTACCATCACGAAGTCCTACGACGCGCTGGGCCGGGTCACCTCCGCGTGGGCGCCCGGACGAGCGACCTCGCAGACCGCTTCGGCGACGTTCGCCTACGCAGTCAACGGCACCGGCGCCGCCTCAACCGTCACCAGTAAGACCCTGCAGATCGACGGCGCCAACTACACCACCTCGATCGCGATCCTGGACGGCCTGGGCCGGACCATCCAAACCCAGGGCTCGGCGGGGGTCAGCGGCTATGCGGGCCGCCTGGTGACGGACAACCTCTACGACTCACAGGGCCGTGTCTGGTGGGCCAACGCCACCTACTACAATGCCGACGCCGCTCCTGGCACCACCTGGTTCAACCCGAACCTGAACCAGGTTCCGCACGAGACGCTGACCACCTTCGACGGCCGTGGCCGACCGGTGACCAGCGAGTTCCGTGCCTACGGCGTATCACAGAACACCACCACCACCGCCTACCCCGGCGTGGACCGCACCGACGTGACCCCGCCGGCGGGCGGTACCGCCACCAGCACGGTGCTGGACGCCCGTGGTCGCACCGCCCAGTTGTGGCAGTACCGGACCGCCAATGCGACCGGTAGCGCGAGTAACGCAGACGTCACCCGCTACACCTACAACCCGTCCGGCCAGCCCAACACCCGCCAGGACGCGGCCGGCAACACCTGGTCCTACTCGTACGACCAGCGCAATCGACAGATCTCGGCCGTGGACCCCGACACCGGCACCACCACCCAGAGCTACGACGCCGACGGCCGCCTGGCCACCACCACCGACGCGCGCGGCCAGTCCATCGCCTTCGCCTACGACCTGCTCGGCCGCAAGACCGGATCGTTCAATGGCACGTCGACGACGGACACGACCAAGCAGCTGACCGGCTTCACCTACGACACCGTCTCCGGCGCCAAGGGTCAGATCGCCACCTCCACCCGCTACGTGGGCGGCGCCTCGGGCAGCGTGTACTCCAAGGCCTTCAACTCCTACGACACGGCGTATCACCCGACCTCGGTCACCGAGTCCATCCCGGGTAGCGAGGTGGGTCTCACCAGCCCGTACACCTTCACCGACCTGCGCACCTATGACCCGATCAGCGGCGCCCTCAACGAGGACATCCGCGGTGCTGCTGGCGATGTGGCCACCGAGCAGATCGACTACAAGTACGATCTTCTCGGTCCGCTGGGCGGCTTCGGAAGCACCGTCACGTACGACAAGATCAACGCCTACGACGCCTACGGCCGCAACGTACGCACCACGGTCAACCCCTGGGGCACCGAGCTGGTGGCGACGAACACCTGGGACGAGCCGACGGGTCGTCAGGTGTCGCAGTTCGTGGATGCGCAGCCGAACCCGACCGGGTCGGTGCAGCAGCTCAACTACGCGTACAACCAGGCCGGCAAGATCACGGCGATCACCACCATCCCGAACAACACGCCGTCCGCGACCGACCGTCAGTGCTTCACCTACGACTACCTCGGCCGCCTGAGCACGGCGTGGACCGACACCGGCTCCACCACCATGGCCCCGCAGCCCTCCGTCGGTGCGATCGGCAACTGCACCAACACCACCCCCACCAGTGGCGCTCAGACCCCCAACCGCACCACGGTCGGCGGCCCGTCCTCGTACTGGCAGTCGTACAGCTATGACCTGACCGGCAACCGCATTCAACAGGTCCAGCACGACACCGGCGGCGACAGCACCAAGGACCAGACCACCAACCAGACCTTCCAGCCCACTGGCACGGTCAACAACGGCAACGGCAACGGCGGCCCGCACGCCTTGACCGGCAGCCAGAACACCGTCAACGGCGTTACCGCCGCCGCGGGCAGCAACCAGTACGACGCCGCCGGCAACACCACGAAGATCGTCGACCCCTCCGGCACGCGCAACATGTTCGGCGGCTGGGTCCTCGGCTCCGGCCAGAGCATCACCTCCAACACGACTCGCCTGGCAATGCAGGCCGACGGCAACCTCGTCGTCGTCTCCCTGCGCAACGGAGCTGTGACCTGGAGCAGCGGGACCTACAACCACCCCGGTGCATGGGCCACCATGCAGACCGACGGCAACTTCGTCATCTACGACACAAACCACAACCCGCTCTGGGCCTCGGGCACCTACCCCACCCCCGGGGCCTACCTCGCCCTGCAGGACGACGGCAACCTGGTCATCTACAAATCCGCCCAGGCCCTCAACCAGAACCCCATCTGGAGCCCCAACTGCTGGAACACCATCGACGCGGCCAACACCACCACCCTCACCTGGGACACTGAGGGCAAGCTCGCCTCCCAGACCCGCGCCGGTGCCACCACCACCTACCTCTACGACGCCGACGGTAACCAGCTCATCCGGCGCAACCCGGGCAAGACCACGGTCACCCTCAACGGCGGCCAGGACGAGCTCACCTACAACCCGTCCAACGGCGCCCGCACCGGCACCCGCTACTACGCACTGCCCAGCGGCATGACTCTCGTCCGCACCGCTAGCACCTCCTCTTATCAATTCGCCGACAACCATGGCACCAACACCCTCAGCATCGACGCCTCCTCACTGGCCGCGACCCGCAACCCCGTCGACCCCTTCGGCAACCCCCGCACCACCAACACAGCCACCAGCAACTGGGCCGGTGACAAGGGCTTCGTCGGCGGCACACGGGACACCACCAACTACTTCACCAACCTCGGCGCCCGCGAATACCAAGCCTCAACAGGTCGCTTCATCAGCCCTGACCCGCTGCTCACCACTGCCGACCCCCAGCAGTGGAACGGCTACGCCTACAGCAACAACAACCCCGTAAACCTCAGCGACCCGGATGGCCGGATAGCCTGGGACCCGGACACTGGGGTTGCCGCGGGCGCGACGCATTTTCAGGACGCTGTAACGAAGGCGATATCGAAGCCGGGCTACCAGCCGCCTCACGTCGACACCAGCGACTGCAAGGACCAGTGCACGCCCCATACCCCGAATTCTGACTACACCTACACCTACCGGGAAGACATCGGCCCGGTCTCAAAGACAGGCCTGCCGATCGATGTGATGTCGAAGTTCAGGCAAGCTCCGGGCGCAATATTCCCGTTCCCTGTGACGGGGTGCACCTCGTTCTGGGATGGCGCAACGTGTGAGTTGCATCCCGGACCGAAATGGGTCGATGGAGTTGGAACTGTCAAGGTGGTGTTGGACACACCCGCAAGTTTCACCTTCATCGTGATGTCTGACCACTACTTTGACAAGGCAGGCTCCACTATCCGATTCTCGCTGGCGGCGGACCACAATGAGCTGTATCTGACCCAGCATGCGGAGGCCAGGAGCAATTCACCGTTCGTGCATTCGGGAGAAATGGCGGGGTTTATCCACACAACGTGGAAGGATATGGCTCACAACCTGCGCTCAAATCTCGGAGTAAAACCGTCCAGGCCTCAAGTTGACTGGACATCCGTGAGCACCTGGGGTGATCTCATCGGGGGCAACTGGGATCAGTTCCAGTAG
- a CDS encoding ricin-type beta-trefoil lectin domain protein, with protein MSARLSSQRRRPRGTPARLAAAASVLILTTATLATQAGLAPHAGATTGLPDAATAAAINAAHANDPSPAGQDDTAFAQAKSTGKNVQIDRLTTEFTETYATPAGHYQQTAHPDQQRLKAGDQWKSLDATLAPQQGGGYAPGATPSGVVLSGGGSGPLATMTSPDGKKLALTAPFNLPAPQVSGDNLLYPSVLPDTDLKVTVGKSGSVSTVLVLKTKAAAANPALKKLHFATTADGVTVQTGADQNLTAQGSDGKPRWTAPAPTMWDSSNTTLQPVQAKAAVMSSTVTDQSDPTAKPPISATSSADGPGSAAKVVTMPVDATSDGLDLTPDQTLLTTGVAPFYVDPAWIPWSTSSNGNTFVQSNYPTATHYNVNTERLGVGKCGTYSAGDSCVPSGLYRAFYQFDTSPLRGAIINSAKLDVWEYSSADWSCTNSYPVDVYWEDGPIGPGTDWGHQPNPQGGKLDSSNVAGSGSSGCYNDIDVQFSNMGATLSNAITGNNIVTIGLRGDENNQNAFKRFEYNASLSVTYDRVPSVPTDPQVNPAPYMVSTGQTNQNCNGGWQNWSWLGAGTDAAGAVTISTVVSSPVQDQLRSNLGIWDYTSGGAGLPAGTNTESPWTTNGSRATYTLPGGFIKNGHVYGYHLQATDELSGSSWSGWGPVCTFGVDQTPPVVSLPSRVNDLAHQFPPSGNGQTTQLFAGQSGYLPITVTDPVPTGGTDVSGLACLRWSADPQFNGASFQCGSNMPNGQVPVTPGHWGTNIEYIQAKDNAGNVSPVLQYPYYAPWNPNGPPPVFGDLTGDGAPDILTTDAGGNLRTYSVPGNASASGPAVALSALKSDSPHYYDPANPGNDPWSNYQITHRGSLSGGNNVDDVIVHKPGDATLYYYPNNSTASGIPGRLGQKFTLKKPDCFISANQNCSSYQTDWSGTVQIAAIGDPKNSKLSPVDYKKAGLIAEELGRDGNTGLWFYPTPTTGTFDKPVQLATTGWAGMDLITPGDWTGGGTPGLWARNRSTGVITAYALTPGTDTSSKTNLGYDTLTAISAPITIGMVPVSDVPILQSDGNLTGQGFPSLWGVTADKPGDKSRITTWYGAPAMTNGVATGYNWTGGDWTIGNTTTVPDEWLGTVTQEAVGVSGEDRAGINPLTGTGSVSYSPEHPGGLAAPLKGSVTVNNTGILATPYLPNSDVTTLSNDQIASGKSIASKTATLTMQSDGNLILSPLNSTRVLWSSGTYNHPGAIAKMQVDGNFVIYDGQNAIWSTNTFGTNLQLKLQSDLNLVIYQGTNVVWTTNTYNTAYSSVRVAAGRSDIANSLAAPGVDTSGSYSVAAWVKIKGDTGHDQTPVCQQGNSVPSMNIVYRESDHGWGVYAPNQDDPNASWAYAGAPAGTAFVDGWTHVAATYSADSKMLSFYLNGYFAGSTPANSWGESRPMMIGGCYFNNNYGAIVYQLNGLVSDVRTYPYALTTQQVAALYSLPKQTMTSGLSSSKCIDDDQGSRNNDNKIQIWDCNSSDPQKFSLPGDGTIHIYGKCLDSGAGTAGTPLKLWDCNGSGPQKFNPDPSNNNRLVSQTHNECVDLPQSNIANGTQLQLWDCNSSNAQSWPIN; from the coding sequence GTGTCTGCTCGGCTGTCATCGCAGCGCCGCCGACCTCGCGGCACCCCGGCCCGCCTGGCGGCTGCCGCAAGCGTCCTTATACTCACCACCGCGACCCTGGCCACCCAAGCCGGCCTGGCCCCCCACGCCGGCGCCACGACCGGCCTTCCGGATGCCGCCACCGCTGCCGCCATCAACGCCGCGCACGCGAACGACCCGAGCCCGGCGGGCCAGGACGACACGGCGTTCGCCCAGGCCAAGTCGACCGGCAAGAACGTCCAGATCGACCGCCTGACCACCGAGTTCACCGAGACCTACGCGACGCCGGCCGGCCACTACCAGCAGACCGCGCATCCCGACCAGCAGCGTCTGAAGGCGGGCGACCAGTGGAAGAGCCTGGACGCCACCCTCGCGCCCCAGCAGGGAGGCGGCTACGCGCCCGGCGCGACTCCCTCCGGTGTGGTCCTGTCCGGTGGCGGTAGCGGGCCGCTGGCCACGATGACCAGCCCCGACGGCAAGAAGCTCGCCCTCACCGCGCCGTTCAACCTGCCCGCCCCGCAGGTCAGCGGCGACAATCTGCTCTACCCGAGCGTGCTCCCCGACACGGACCTCAAGGTCACCGTCGGCAAGAGCGGCAGCGTCAGCACGGTCCTGGTCCTCAAGACCAAGGCGGCCGCCGCCAACCCGGCGTTGAAGAAGCTGCACTTCGCCACGACCGCCGACGGTGTCACCGTCCAGACGGGTGCCGACCAGAACCTCACCGCCCAGGGCAGCGACGGCAAGCCCCGCTGGACCGCGCCTGCACCCACCATGTGGGACAGCAGCAACACCACGCTCCAGCCTGTGCAGGCCAAGGCAGCTGTGATGAGCAGCACCGTCACCGACCAGTCCGACCCGACAGCCAAGCCTCCGATCTCGGCGACGAGTTCCGCCGACGGGCCGGGCAGCGCGGCCAAGGTCGTCACGATGCCAGTCGATGCCACGTCTGACGGCCTGGACCTGACGCCGGATCAGACCCTCCTCACCACAGGCGTGGCGCCGTTCTACGTCGACCCGGCCTGGATTCCCTGGTCCACCAGCAGTAACGGCAACACCTTCGTCCAGTCGAACTACCCGACCGCGACGCACTACAACGTCAACACTGAGCGCCTCGGCGTCGGCAAGTGCGGCACCTACTCCGCCGGCGACAGCTGCGTCCCGTCCGGCCTCTATCGTGCCTTCTACCAGTTCGACACCAGCCCACTGCGCGGCGCGATCATCAACTCCGCCAAGCTGGACGTCTGGGAGTACTCCTCCGCCGACTGGAGCTGTACCAACTCCTACCCGGTCGACGTCTACTGGGAGGACGGCCCGATCGGCCCTGGCACCGACTGGGGCCATCAGCCCAACCCCCAGGGCGGGAAGCTCGACTCCAGCAATGTCGCCGGGTCCGGCAGCAGCGGTTGCTACAACGACATCGACGTCCAGTTCTCCAACATGGGCGCCACCCTGAGCAACGCCATCACGGGGAACAACATCGTCACGATCGGTCTGCGTGGCGACGAGAACAACCAGAACGCGTTCAAGCGCTTCGAGTACAACGCCAGCCTCTCGGTGACCTACGACCGGGTGCCCAGCGTGCCCACCGACCCGCAGGTCAACCCGGCGCCGTACATGGTGAGCACCGGCCAGACCAACCAGAACTGCAACGGCGGTTGGCAGAACTGGAGCTGGCTAGGCGCCGGCACCGACGCGGCGGGCGCTGTGACCATCAGCACGGTGGTCTCCAGCCCGGTGCAGGACCAACTGCGCAGCAACCTCGGCATCTGGGACTACACCAGCGGTGGTGCCGGGCTGCCGGCCGGCACCAACACCGAGTCGCCGTGGACGACGAACGGCTCCCGGGCGACCTACACGCTGCCCGGTGGCTTCATCAAGAACGGCCACGTCTACGGCTACCACCTGCAAGCCACCGACGAGCTCTCCGGAAGCTCCTGGTCGGGCTGGGGCCCGGTCTGCACCTTCGGAGTAGACCAGACTCCGCCGGTGGTCAGTCTCCCGAGCCGGGTGAACGACCTGGCACACCAGTTCCCGCCGTCCGGCAATGGGCAGACCACCCAGCTCTTCGCCGGTCAGTCCGGGTACCTCCCGATTACTGTCACCGATCCGGTCCCAACCGGGGGCACGGACGTATCGGGACTGGCCTGCCTGCGCTGGTCCGCGGACCCGCAGTTCAACGGCGCCAGCTTCCAGTGCGGCAGCAACATGCCCAACGGCCAGGTCCCGGTGACCCCTGGGCACTGGGGCACGAACATCGAGTACATCCAGGCCAAGGACAACGCGGGCAACGTCTCGCCTGTCCTGCAGTACCCCTACTACGCGCCGTGGAATCCGAACGGTCCACCGCCGGTCTTCGGCGACCTCACTGGTGATGGTGCGCCCGACATCCTGACCACCGACGCCGGCGGCAACCTGCGCACGTACAGCGTTCCCGGCAATGCCTCGGCCAGCGGACCGGCGGTCGCGCTCTCCGCACTGAAGAGCGACAGCCCGCACTACTACGACCCCGCCAACCCGGGCAACGACCCGTGGTCGAACTACCAGATCACCCACCGCGGCAGCCTCAGCGGCGGCAACAATGTGGACGACGTCATCGTTCACAAGCCCGGTGACGCCACTCTCTACTACTATCCCAACAACTCGACCGCCAGCGGAATTCCGGGGCGCCTAGGCCAGAAGTTCACGCTAAAAAAGCCGGACTGCTTTATCAGTGCGAACCAGAACTGCTCTTCCTACCAGACTGACTGGTCCGGCACAGTGCAGATCGCCGCGATCGGCGACCCCAAGAACAGCAAGCTCAGCCCGGTTGACTACAAGAAGGCCGGCTTGATCGCCGAGGAGCTCGGCAGGGACGGGAACACAGGTCTCTGGTTCTACCCGACCCCGACCACTGGCACATTCGACAAGCCGGTCCAGCTCGCGACCACCGGCTGGGCGGGCATGGACCTAATCACCCCTGGTGACTGGACCGGAGGCGGCACCCCGGGCCTGTGGGCGCGCAATCGCAGCACCGGCGTGATCACTGCCTACGCCCTGACCCCGGGCACCGACACGAGCAGCAAGACCAACCTTGGCTACGACACCCTGACCGCCATCAGCGCTCCGATTACCATCGGCATGGTCCCGGTGTCCGACGTCCCGATCCTGCAGTCCGACGGCAACCTCACTGGCCAGGGGTTCCCGTCCCTGTGGGGCGTGACCGCGGACAAGCCCGGAGACAAGAGCCGTATCACCACCTGGTACGGCGCCCCGGCCATGACTAACGGTGTTGCCACCGGCTACAACTGGACAGGCGGCGACTGGACCATCGGCAACACCACCACCGTGCCGGATGAGTGGCTCGGCACGGTCACTCAGGAAGCGGTCGGAGTCAGCGGCGAGGACCGCGCCGGCATCAACCCCCTGACCGGCACCGGCAGCGTCAGCTACAGCCCCGAGCATCCGGGCGGGCTGGCGGCCCCCCTCAAGGGATCTGTGACGGTGAACAACACTGGGATCCTCGCCACGCCGTACCTTCCCAACTCCGATGTGACCACCCTGAGCAATGACCAGATTGCCTCGGGTAAGTCGATCGCCTCGAAGACTGCCACGCTGACCATGCAGAGCGACGGTAATCTCATCCTCTCGCCGCTCAATTCGACGAGAGTGCTGTGGAGTTCGGGCACCTACAACCATCCGGGCGCGATCGCCAAGATGCAGGTGGACGGCAACTTCGTCATCTACGACGGCCAGAACGCGATCTGGAGCACCAACACATTCGGCACTAACCTCCAGCTGAAGCTGCAGTCCGACCTCAACCTGGTCATCTATCAGGGCACCAACGTGGTCTGGACGACCAATACCTACAACACCGCCTACAGCTCTGTGCGGGTCGCGGCAGGACGGTCGGACATCGCCAACAGCCTCGCCGCTCCCGGCGTGGACACCAGCGGCAGCTACAGTGTCGCCGCCTGGGTGAAGATCAAGGGCGACACCGGACACGATCAGACGCCGGTCTGCCAGCAGGGCAACTCCGTCCCGTCCATGAACATCGTCTACCGGGAGTCGGACCACGGCTGGGGCGTCTACGCCCCCAACCAGGACGACCCCAACGCCTCCTGGGCCTACGCGGGTGCACCAGCTGGGACGGCCTTCGTGGATGGCTGGACGCATGTGGCGGCGACCTACTCGGCTGATTCCAAGATGCTGAGCTTCTACCTCAACGGCTATTTCGCCGGTTCCACGCCGGCCAACAGTTGGGGCGAGAGCCGGCCGATGATGATCGGTGGCTGCTACTTCAACAACAACTACGGCGCCATCGTCTACCAGCTCAACGGCTTGGTCTCCGATGTCCGTACCTACCCCTACGCGCTGACCACACAGCAGGTCGCCGCGCTGTACAGCCTTCCGAAGCAGACCATGACCAGCGGTCTGAGCAGCAGCAAGTGCATTGATGATGACCAGGGGAGCCGGAACAACGACAACAAGATCCAGATCTGGGACTGCAACAGCTCCGACCCGCAGAAGTTCTCCCTCCCCGGTGACGGCACCATCCACATCTACGGAAAGTGCCTCGACTCCGGGGCAGGGACTGCCGGAACGCCGCTCAAGCTCTGGGACTGCAACGGCAGCGGGCCACAGAAGTTCAACCCGGACCCGAGCAACAACAACCGTCTGGTGAGCCAGACCCACAACGAGTGCGTGGACTTGCCGCAGAGCAATATCGCCAACGGCACTCAGCTCCAGCTGTGGGACTGCAACTCCTCCAACGCGCAGAGCTGGCCGATCAACTAG
- a CDS encoding Imm32 family immunity protein, whose translation MPHVILLCDPAYGEVDLTASAEELHRLASAVTQGEGLVSATPSPDDHALAGIEVRESPGPGVLILLDSPRQLLVISGDPAARAVLAENLHGMADAEDGGHLHIDHYPGHFYLAEGSVPLIVNSPHGGMPAR comes from the coding sequence GTGCCCCACGTGATACTCCTGTGCGACCCGGCGTACGGCGAGGTGGACCTCACCGCCTCTGCGGAAGAACTGCACCGCCTGGCAAGCGCGGTGACCCAGGGCGAAGGGCTGGTCAGCGCCACGCCCTCGCCGGATGACCACGCCTTGGCCGGGATCGAGGTCAGGGAGAGTCCCGGTCCCGGAGTCCTCATCCTGCTGGACTCCCCACGGCAGCTCCTGGTGATCAGCGGCGACCCCGCCGCCCGGGCAGTACTCGCGGAGAACCTGCACGGGATGGCCGACGCCGAGGACGGCGGACACCTCCACATCGACCACTACCCCGGCCACTTCTACCTCGCCGAGGGGTCGGTGCCGCTGATCGTCAACAGCCCGCACGGCGGCATGCCGGCCAGGTGA